One Sulfuricurvum sp. DNA window includes the following coding sequences:
- a CDS encoding DUF6781 family protein — translation MSLETFAQQFSEHNMNSLSMEELKTLTTTLVKNEAETLHNELEDLLEQKEKIERQISRKSEELQHLKYQCFEILEKKFSDDNNLLEKLHQIKIQSVDLLDILEEMVESAIITTLEKSSDIEETLHEIIKEITYQTLNANVLNAVRIRKIFSSILQSALNVAEATPNQAEPILRGTLLGIRSALHKSIEKFRQYLLYVPDEIRALYHKEYQMIEDELEQIHTLFGQIVHGLSKNNSSVLIEKLTAIGTEIRLDSDELSILSQETAKLLQGKLSKLRQEVTQRSAALLNSQSAKDAKAMGKRAWSVAKSTMEGALKSAKEAMDKK, via the coding sequence ATGAGTCTCGAAACTTTTGCACAACAATTTAGTGAACACAACATGAATTCCCTGTCGATGGAAGAGCTCAAAACACTCACAACGACTCTCGTTAAAAATGAAGCAGAAACCCTCCACAACGAACTCGAAGATCTTTTGGAACAAAAAGAGAAAATTGAGCGTCAAATCTCTCGCAAAAGTGAAGAGCTTCAACACCTCAAATACCAATGTTTTGAAATCCTAGAGAAAAAATTCAGTGACGATAATAACCTGTTAGAGAAACTGCATCAAATCAAAATACAATCGGTCGATTTGCTCGATATTCTCGAAGAGATGGTAGAATCCGCCATTATTACCACATTGGAAAAAAGCTCCGATATTGAAGAGACCCTCCATGAAATCATCAAAGAGATTACCTACCAAACCCTTAACGCCAACGTCCTCAACGCCGTGCGTATTCGTAAAATCTTTTCAAGTATCCTTCAAAGTGCACTCAACGTAGCCGAAGCGACACCGAACCAAGCCGAACCGATTTTACGCGGTACACTCTTGGGGATACGCTCTGCCCTTCATAAATCGATTGAAAAATTCCGTCAATATCTCCTCTACGTTCCTGATGAGATTAGAGCCCTATATCATAAAGAGTACCAAATGATCGAGGATGAGTTAGAACAGATTCACACCCTCTTTGGACAAATTGTCCACGGGCTCTCAAAAAACAACTCTTCCGTATTGATCGAAAAACTAACAGCAATCGGTACAGAAATCCGTCTTGATAGCGATGAGCTCTCAATACTCTCCCAAGAAACAGCAAAACTGCTCCAAGGTAAACTCTCTAAACTCCGCCAAGAGGTAACCCAACGCAGTGCGGCTCTCCTTAACTCACAATCAGCAAAAGATGCAAAAGCGATGGGGAAACGGGCATGGAGCGTTGCGAAATCAACGATGGAAGGGGCACTCAAAAGTGCCAAAGAGGCGATGGATAAAAAATAG
- a CDS encoding 4Fe-4S dicluster domain-containing protein, whose product MSKRQLAMVMDLNKCIGCQTCTVACKTQWTNRNGREYMYWNNVETYPGTGYPKNWMELGGGFDAAGDLQPGVIPNLEADYGVPWDYNYESLVTSSADHSHFQPHVSPTWGPNWDEDQGAGAFPQDNYFFYLPRICNHCTNPGCLSACPRDAIFKREEDGVVLVDLDRCQGYRYCIAGCPYKKIYFNPKISKSEKCILCFPRIEQGLPPACAQQCVGRIRFVGFLDDEESQVYKLVNKYKVAIGLRSDYGTQPNVYYVPPTESPAKFDAEGKIIEGSTRLPIEELEKLFGPAVHDSIKTLKAEMKKRKETGVSELMDILIAYQHADMFRLDNHYYQEVAKEHKRTPLAPVDTRYIAGKFTKAGGHH is encoded by the coding sequence ATGTCTAAAAGACAATTAGCAATGGTCATGGACCTGAACAAATGTATCGGGTGCCAAACATGTACTGTGGCATGTAAAACACAGTGGACGAACCGTAATGGTCGTGAATATATGTACTGGAATAACGTTGAAACCTATCCAGGGACAGGTTATCCAAAAAATTGGATGGAGCTTGGCGGTGGATTTGACGCTGCCGGCGATCTTCAACCGGGTGTCATCCCGAATCTCGAAGCAGATTATGGGGTACCTTGGGATTATAACTATGAGTCATTGGTAACCAGCAGTGCAGATCACAGCCACTTCCAACCACATGTATCACCTACATGGGGACCAAACTGGGATGAAGACCAAGGTGCGGGTGCATTCCCACAAGATAACTATTTCTTCTATTTACCACGGATTTGTAACCACTGTACCAATCCGGGTTGTTTGAGTGCATGTCCACGTGACGCAATCTTTAAACGTGAAGAAGACGGTGTTGTTTTGGTTGACTTGGATCGTTGTCAAGGGTACCGCTATTGTATCGCGGGATGTCCTTATAAAAAAATCTATTTCAATCCAAAAATCTCTAAATCAGAGAAATGTATCCTTTGTTTCCCACGTATCGAGCAGGGTCTTCCACCGGCGTGTGCGCAACAATGTGTCGGTCGTATCCGCTTCGTAGGGTTCTTGGATGATGAAGAATCACAAGTGTATAAATTGGTTAACAAATATAAGGTAGCTATCGGACTTCGTTCTGATTATGGTACTCAGCCAAATGTTTATTATGTACCGCCAACCGAATCTCCGGCAAAATTTGATGCTGAAGGTAAAATCATTGAAGGCTCAACGCGTCTTCCAATCGAAGAGTTGGAAAAATTATTTGGTCCTGCAGTTCACGATTCTATCAAAACGCTTAAAGCTGAGATGAAAAAACGTAAAGAGACGGGTGTGAGTGAGCTCATGGATATCTTGATTGCGTATCAACATGCTGATATGTTCCGTTTGGATAACCACTATTACCAAGAGGTAGCAAAAGAGCATAAACGAACACCATTGGCACCAGTAGATACACGCTATATTGCCGGTAAATTTACAAAAGCGGGGGGGCACCACTAA
- a CDS encoding molybdopterin-dependent oxidoreductase, which yields MTKVMNNNRRDFLKVSGMTAALVASQGSLFAKTNVMSVENGKENYPNTNYTENMYRNEFSFIYGKKEEHGFAYHCVNCQGNCAWEVWSNNGVVTRENQSARYPVINAKIPDFNPRGCNKGVQHSQVMYQKDRILYPMQRVGERGEGKWKRISWDEAAEVVCQQIFDCLTDPERGPDKLMVHAGTGLLTEGRRGAPLRFSTQLGAIRIYPSSYLGDMFSGAAIAYGEGNVGCTWDFMYTVDTAVMWGGNPSVSRIPDAHFVWEGKYNGAKIIVITPEFNATAKSADLWIPIKAGADNILAMSVIQVILEEKLYKPEFMKTFTDLPFLVDVETQKMIRRSDMEHAANEEDHHKYEEEFYCMNKATGKVALMPGSEGSKIKSLRLDEQGIEPELEGVWKITDVHGDKRKVTTVFEMLKKSAAKFAPEATKEITGVHPDTVRTLARDIAIPKVVEITTGFSLNKYFNGVMSIWNISSICGLTGRMGPYGGLNTENEFTLSGLGVLGGFSGKYNARFGSGFVGEFVFGDGMKTFDQYFSDEDVKRAQNGMSKKEYMAVLSEMLKSGENDTINKASKHGNVNKPWWQPDCALIVADSKFRRNKGSEYRKAFLNKTKFYGYVDYRMSEAAQFADILLPAKSHYEVYDLRTSPGYHRFTNLAQPVANIKNVGESMDEWSMFTFLAKKMEEIANRPQNIDKAKVKDHPKYAKPGFHDLTIFHKEYTNTDPESEGAGENYLGTDKMAVQAALEKCEQYEPWTMEKMYKVGGFLLINEKAAKSSPLYSDRPYSSMEYHLYKFERLETLSGRQTFYVDHDTYIKMGAATNTGMQGIRPQSKDYPYVFMTPHARWSIHSNYKTSRTLLRLQRGVPAAQVNRVVAEAKGIKDGDTIRIYNALGEFYAMAKLSSSAPADGLVLEHGWEPYMYLKNKGHNEVVPTALNLLEMADGWGHLKFGGLWDGNQYAYDGAVNYEKATDVKY from the coding sequence ATGACAAAAGTAATGAATAATAATCGCCGTGACTTCCTCAAAGTATCAGGGATGACGGCTGCATTGGTAGCTTCTCAAGGCTCACTTTTTGCAAAAACAAATGTAATGTCTGTTGAAAACGGTAAGGAAAATTACCCGAATACCAACTATACCGAAAATATGTACCGTAATGAATTCTCTTTTATCTACGGCAAAAAAGAGGAACACGGGTTTGCATACCACTGTGTAAACTGTCAAGGTAACTGTGCGTGGGAAGTTTGGTCTAATAACGGTGTTGTTACCCGTGAAAACCAATCGGCTCGCTATCCGGTAATCAATGCTAAAATCCCTGACTTCAACCCGAGAGGATGTAACAAAGGGGTTCAGCACTCACAAGTGATGTACCAAAAAGATCGTATCCTCTATCCTATGCAACGTGTCGGTGAGCGTGGAGAAGGGAAATGGAAACGTATTAGCTGGGATGAAGCGGCAGAAGTGGTATGTCAACAAATCTTTGATTGTTTAACAGACCCTGAACGTGGACCGGATAAATTGATGGTTCACGCGGGAACCGGTCTTTTGACTGAAGGTCGCCGTGGTGCTCCATTACGTTTCTCTACTCAGCTTGGAGCCATCCGTATCTATCCGTCATCATACCTTGGGGATATGTTCTCAGGTGCGGCGATTGCCTACGGTGAAGGTAACGTAGGTTGTACATGGGATTTCATGTATACCGTTGATACTGCGGTAATGTGGGGTGGAAATCCATCGGTTTCTCGTATTCCGGATGCTCACTTCGTATGGGAAGGGAAATATAACGGGGCAAAAATCATCGTTATCACCCCTGAGTTCAATGCAACGGCAAAATCAGCCGATCTTTGGATTCCGATTAAAGCGGGTGCCGATAATATTTTGGCAATGAGTGTTATCCAAGTTATCTTGGAAGAAAAACTTTATAAACCTGAATTTATGAAAACCTTCACCGATCTTCCATTTTTAGTAGATGTTGAAACTCAAAAAATGATTCGCCGTTCTGATATGGAACATGCGGCTAATGAAGAAGATCATCATAAATACGAAGAAGAGTTCTATTGTATGAACAAAGCAACGGGTAAAGTTGCATTGATGCCAGGTTCAGAAGGGTCTAAAATCAAATCGCTTCGTCTTGACGAGCAGGGGATTGAGCCGGAGCTTGAAGGAGTATGGAAAATTACCGATGTGCATGGTGACAAACGTAAGGTAACCACTGTATTTGAAATGCTCAAAAAATCGGCGGCAAAATTTGCACCGGAAGCAACCAAAGAGATCACTGGTGTCCATCCGGATACCGTTCGTACACTTGCACGCGATATTGCTATCCCTAAAGTGGTTGAAATTACTACCGGATTCTCATTAAACAAATACTTCAATGGTGTTATGTCGATTTGGAATATCTCTTCTATTTGTGGTTTAACAGGTCGTATGGGGCCGTACGGCGGTCTTAACACTGAAAATGAGTTTACTCTCTCAGGACTTGGTGTTCTTGGTGGATTCAGTGGTAAATACAATGCCCGTTTCGGTTCTGGATTCGTAGGTGAGTTCGTATTTGGTGATGGGATGAAAACATTCGATCAGTATTTTAGTGACGAGGATGTTAAGCGTGCCCAAAACGGTATGTCTAAAAAAGAGTATATGGCTGTATTATCAGAAATGCTTAAATCGGGTGAAAACGATACAATCAACAAAGCTTCTAAGCATGGTAATGTAAACAAACCATGGTGGCAACCTGATTGTGCTCTCATCGTAGCCGATTCTAAATTCCGTCGTAATAAAGGGTCTGAATATCGTAAAGCATTCTTGAATAAAACGAAATTTTACGGTTATGTCGATTACCGTATGTCTGAAGCAGCGCAATTTGCCGACATTTTATTACCGGCAAAATCACACTACGAAGTGTATGATTTGCGTACTTCTCCGGGTTATCACCGTTTTACGAACCTTGCTCAACCGGTTGCCAACATCAAAAATGTGGGTGAATCGATGGATGAGTGGTCAATGTTTACTTTCCTCGCTAAGAAAATGGAAGAGATTGCAAACCGACCTCAAAATATCGATAAAGCAAAAGTTAAAGATCATCCGAAATACGCAAAACCGGGTTTCCATGATTTGACTATTTTCCATAAAGAGTACACTAACACTGACCCTGAATCCGAAGGAGCTGGTGAAAACTATCTCGGTACTGATAAAATGGCAGTACAAGCGGCATTGGAAAAATGTGAGCAATATGAGCCGTGGACAATGGAAAAAATGTACAAAGTGGGTGGATTCTTACTTATCAATGAAAAAGCGGCAAAATCATCTCCATTGTACTCTGATCGTCCGTACAGCTCTATGGAGTATCACTTGTATAAATTTGAGCGTCTTGAAACGTTGTCAGGTCGTCAAACATTCTATGTTGACCACGATACGTATATCAAAATGGGTGCAGCAACTAACACTGGTATGCAAGGGATTCGTCCACAGTCTAAAGACTATCCGTATGTATTTATGACTCCGCATGCTCGTTGGTCAATCCACTCGAACTATAAAACATCACGTACGTTGCTACGCCTACAACGCGGTGTTCCTGCGGCACAAGTGAATCGTGTCGTTGCAGAAGCCAAAGGGATTAAAGATGGAGATACTATCCGTATTTATAATGCTCTTGGTGAGTTCTATGCAATGGCAAAACTCTCTTCATCTGCACCGGCTGATGGATTAGTTTTAGAGCATGGATGGGAACCGTACATGTATTTGAAAAATAAAGGTCATAATGAAGTTGTTCCTACTGCACTGAACCTTCTTGAAATGGCTGATGGATGGGGTCACTTGAAATTCGGTGGTCTATGGGATGGTAACCAATACGCTTATGATGGTGCCGTGAACTATGAAAAAGCAACTGACGTAAAATATTAA
- the mobA gene encoding molybdenum cofactor guanylyltransferase MobA: MFTIPCVLFAGGKSSRMGEDKSLLPFGDYSSLTEFQYKRLSKLFTHVYISTKTADKFSFDAPFILDSTSAEYAPTAGFVSLFSTLSDERVIVLSVDTPFVDETIFRSFIEADNETIDAVIAKTSSGTHPLCGLYHRSLKEEFERMLREGDHRLGKLLSQSATLYLPFEDDTAFANLNHPHEYEAALIRYNTK, encoded by the coding sequence ATGTTTACTATCCCGTGTGTCCTTTTTGCAGGGGGTAAAAGTTCCCGCATGGGGGAAGATAAATCACTCCTCCCTTTCGGAGACTACTCTTCGCTCACCGAGTTCCAATACAAACGCCTCTCAAAACTTTTTACCCACGTCTATATCTCCACCAAAACTGCCGATAAATTTAGTTTTGATGCCCCCTTTATCCTCGATTCCACCAGTGCGGAGTATGCACCGACTGCCGGATTTGTCAGCCTCTTTAGCACACTCTCAGATGAGAGAGTCATTGTCTTGAGTGTTGATACCCCGTTTGTGGATGAGACAATCTTCCGAAGCTTTATAGAAGCAGATAATGAGACAATCGATGCCGTTATTGCCAAAACCTCATCAGGTACACATCCTCTATGCGGTCTCTATCATCGATCTCTAAAAGAAGAGTTCGAACGTATGTTACGCGAAGGTGATCATCGTCTCGGTAAACTTTTATCCCAATCTGCTACACTTTACCTACCGTTTGAAGATGATACCGCTTTTGCCAATCTTAACCATCCTCATGAATACGAAGCAGCACTTATCCGCTATAATACTAAATAA
- the moaC gene encoding cyclic pyranopterin monophosphate synthase MoaC — MQLTHLDERDRPKMVDVSDKNTTSRIAVASGLITMSQEAFDAVNNQTAKKGPVLQTAVIAAIMGTKKTSDMIPMCHPLNLSGVHCDIDELPELPGFRLSVTAKLSGQTGVEMEALTGTSIGLLTIYDMLKAIDKSMVIGPIQLEKKSGGKSGDYLRN, encoded by the coding sequence ATGCAATTAACCCATCTCGATGAGCGTGATCGTCCGAAAATGGTCGATGTCTCCGATAAAAACACTACTTCGCGTATTGCCGTGGCGAGCGGACTTATCACTATGTCTCAAGAGGCATTTGATGCGGTTAACAACCAAACCGCCAAAAAAGGGCCTGTCCTCCAAACTGCCGTTATAGCCGCCATCATGGGGACGAAAAAAACATCGGATATGATCCCTATGTGCCATCCGTTAAACCTCAGTGGTGTACACTGTGATATCGATGAACTCCCTGAACTGCCGGGATTTCGTTTGAGCGTCACCGCCAAGCTTAGCGGTCAAACAGGGGTAGAGATGGAAGCATTAACGGGGACAAGTATAGGCTTACTCACCATCTACGATATGCTCAAAGCAATCGACAAATCGATGGTCATTGGGCCCATTCAATTAGAGAAAAAATCAGGAGGAAAAAGTGGCGATTACTTGCGAAATTAA
- a CDS encoding ethylbenzene dehydrogenase-related protein codes for MNKLLTSILSLGFAASAALAANPAISAVKVTDDLTNVDGNSAVWAKAKYTTVNLYPQMAIEMNDKNANEANENNKAKAASVAALYDGKNIALSVKWLDKTKDVQAGYATTTYGDGFAIQFAGITKGAQPLPYIGMGSTGRPVVVHLQKANEKVYEPNGNGDVSTQLNRQQTGVFGKELAEYDAKVASLANKDYERVFVGEGFRSLTEIKDKSVKSNSSMSHDTKGWSGTLVRPLKDDYVNMSGTVPVAIAVWDGSKMGRNGVKNLSSWVAVNLEGQKPNAALVADLTTDAKGDAANGKVALETNGCNGCHQMSAADPKSFMAPSLKDVGGYSTASYLRESILKPSAVVVPGYNRNAHANTPWYNIEKGKRISTMTDFSHLDKKSVDDIVAYLQTLKAEVE; via the coding sequence ATGAACAAGCTTCTTACTTCAATTCTTTCATTAGGTTTTGCCGCTTCTGCGGCATTGGCAGCCAATCCAGCGATTAGTGCTGTGAAAGTAACAGATGATTTAACGAATGTTGATGGCAATTCAGCGGTATGGGCAAAAGCTAAATATACCACTGTCAATCTTTATCCGCAAATGGCTATCGAAATGAACGATAAAAATGCGAATGAAGCAAATGAAAATAACAAAGCTAAAGCAGCATCGGTTGCAGCTTTGTATGATGGTAAAAATATTGCTTTGAGCGTGAAATGGTTGGATAAAACCAAAGACGTACAAGCAGGATATGCAACCACAACCTATGGAGACGGTTTCGCGATTCAATTCGCCGGTATCACCAAAGGTGCTCAACCGCTCCCTTACATCGGAATGGGTTCAACCGGTCGTCCAGTTGTGGTACACCTCCAAAAAGCAAATGAAAAAGTGTATGAGCCAAATGGAAACGGTGATGTTTCTACACAGCTTAATCGTCAACAAACAGGCGTATTTGGAAAAGAGTTGGCGGAGTATGATGCTAAGGTTGCCTCTTTAGCTAATAAAGATTATGAGCGTGTATTTGTCGGTGAAGGATTTCGTTCATTGACAGAGATTAAAGACAAATCTGTGAAATCAAATAGCTCAATGAGTCATGACACTAAGGGATGGTCAGGCACTTTAGTCCGTCCTCTCAAAGATGATTATGTGAACATGAGCGGAACAGTCCCTGTCGCTATTGCCGTATGGGATGGATCTAAAATGGGTCGCAACGGGGTAAAAAATTTATCTTCATGGGTTGCGGTGAATCTTGAAGGGCAGAAACCTAACGCTGCATTGGTTGCAGATTTGACAACTGATGCTAAAGGGGACGCTGCTAATGGTAAAGTAGCTTTAGAGACCAATGGATGTAACGGTTGTCACCAAATGAGTGCGGCTGATCCTAAATCGTTTATGGCACCTTCACTAAAAGATGTCGGTGGTTATTCAACGGCATCATATTTACGCGAGTCAATCTTAAAGCCGTCTGCGGTTGTTGTACCAGGTTATAATCGTAATGCGCACGCTAATACACCATGGTACAATATTGAAAAAGGTAAGCGTATCTCAACTATGACCGATTTTAGTCATTTAGACAAAAAGAGTGTAGATGATATCGTTGCTTATCTTCAAACCTTGAAAGCGGAGGTAGAATAA
- a CDS encoding 4Fe-4S dicluster domain-containing protein — translation MGNHNFVQKSNLFSFSATRCLRNEYFHNDCHICIDLCPKGAIHLVRNKLTLFDNECIECAGCIGSCPSEAYEIESFDPNEFAVSFQAQNNPQISCKSTTPCLGVFDADHLLVMALRGEMVPVCDISHCGSCPLNENGKMENTIREHIRLANEFLVQIAIDKKIDIFEEIEVEATRRALFRKGFEKAKEVIADTPSEPQKSMTASHHALPNVRMPLKRVLLKNSLKEFVGSLEITSFSENSPLFFNKQIDFQACTNCGDCTQFCPTDALFPTSDKQGIYFSQGKCIGCGICEDICKTKAITSKEGFDLVSIAYERAEQLVHYDMVMCHECRCPYPYKGGDPICDRCEGYKKEFSNMFTLAKDM, via the coding sequence ATGGGTAATCATAACTTTGTCCAAAAAAGCAACCTTTTTAGTTTTAGTGCCACCCGATGTTTGCGAAATGAGTATTTTCATAACGATTGTCATATCTGTATCGATTTGTGTCCGAAAGGGGCAATTCACCTTGTCCGAAATAAACTAACACTCTTTGATAATGAATGCATCGAATGTGCAGGGTGTATCGGAAGCTGTCCGAGCGAAGCGTATGAGATAGAGAGTTTTGATCCCAATGAGTTTGCAGTATCGTTTCAAGCGCAAAATAATCCGCAGATATCATGTAAAAGTACCACACCGTGTTTGGGTGTGTTTGATGCTGATCATTTGCTGGTTATGGCATTGCGCGGTGAGATGGTTCCGGTTTGTGATATTAGCCATTGTGGGAGTTGCCCGTTAAATGAAAATGGAAAAATGGAAAATACAATTCGTGAACATATACGATTAGCGAATGAGTTTTTGGTACAGATAGCTATTGACAAAAAGATAGATATATTCGAAGAGATAGAGGTAGAAGCCACGCGACGAGCCCTATTTCGCAAAGGGTTTGAAAAAGCGAAAGAGGTGATTGCCGATACACCGAGTGAACCGCAAAAGAGTATGACGGCGTCACATCATGCACTTCCTAATGTTCGTATGCCATTGAAGCGGGTATTGCTTAAAAACAGCCTCAAAGAGTTTGTGGGTTCATTGGAGATTACGAGTTTTAGTGAGAACTCTCCCCTCTTTTTTAACAAACAGATTGATTTTCAAGCATGTACCAATTGTGGTGATTGCACCCAGTTTTGCCCAACCGATGCACTGTTCCCAACATCGGATAAACAGGGAATCTATTTCTCCCAAGGCAAATGTATCGGATGTGGTATTTGTGAGGATATTTGTAAGACAAAGGCAATCACCTCAAAAGAGGGGTTTGATTTGGTAAGCATCGCTTATGAGCGTGCCGAACAGCTGGTACATTACGATATGGTGATGTGTCACGAGTGTCGTTGTCCCTACCCTTATAAGGGGGGAGACCCGATATGCGATCGTTGTGAGGGGTATAAAAAAGAGTTTAGCAATATGTTTACGTTAGCGAAGGATATGTAG
- a CDS encoding DUF493 domain-containing protein, with the protein MAITCEINGQKLELEYPCTWCYKVVATERAGIEIAVMEVCVERNYTLEHSNASSSGKYISMNLELLVHNEDERTYFYETLKAHPHIKMVL; encoded by the coding sequence GTGGCGATTACTTGCGAAATTAACGGACAAAAACTTGAGCTTGAATACCCTTGCACTTGGTGCTACAAAGTCGTAGCGACCGAACGCGCCGGTATTGAGATAGCGGTAATGGAAGTGTGTGTTGAGCGAAACTACACACTCGAACACTCCAATGCTAGCAGCAGTGGAAAATACATCAGCATGAACTTAGAACTCTTAGTGCATAATGAGGACGAACGTACCTATTTTTACGAAACATTAAAAGCACACCCCCATATCAAAATGGTCTTATAA
- a CDS encoding molecular chaperone TorD family protein has product MNTEYRRYIYAFLSRVMSNIPDRRFITDLKNNDDLLEVIGEETKVWFTQSSEDILYDELNTDFTSMFYLNTQPIESFVLDAKNETLVGLQNPVMAFYFTHGFELNMDQTELMAPDHLSIELAFMQMLVFREDRSAQIAFMDEHLFMWVVPYMLGMKSMASTPFYRDICDFMVEFLCADYEYLHQEIING; this is encoded by the coding sequence ATGAATACTGAATATCGACGCTATATCTATGCTTTTTTATCGCGTGTTATGAGTAATATCCCTGACCGTCGTTTTATCACTGATCTCAAAAACAATGATGATTTACTTGAGGTTATTGGTGAAGAGACCAAAGTGTGGTTTACCCAAAGCAGTGAAGATATCCTCTATGATGAGCTTAATACCGATTTTACGTCGATGTTTTATCTTAATACGCAGCCGATTGAATCATTTGTTTTGGATGCTAAAAATGAAACCCTTGTGGGATTACAAAATCCGGTAATGGCATTTTACTTCACCCATGGGTTTGAACTCAACATGGATCAAACCGAGCTTATGGCACCCGATCATCTCTCGATAGAGTTGGCGTTTATGCAGATGTTGGTATTTCGAGAAGATCGTAGTGCCCAAATAGCATTTATGGATGAACATCTCTTTATGTGGGTCGTCCCTTATATGTTGGGGATGAAAAGTATGGCATCAACACCGTTTTATCGTGATATATGCGATTTCATGGTGGAGTTTTTGTGCGCTGATTATGAGTATTTACACCAAGAGATCATCAATGGGTAA
- a CDS encoding sulfurtransferase, with translation MNRLLTTLCLAASLSAANVLAADYVNKDILISAEEAIKLIGNPKVMFVSGDNEDIYKLGHIKGSVEMYAHHLHHSDIDGEMHCAPLYRCIDDAEEVIGKKGISNDMMVIAYDDFKGPNATGVYSFFDSFGHKNVKVLNGGRAAIMAIDPAQKEYDGLNKDLKVATKALKDAKEALKKEGADKASLDATIAKAQADTADLKAKMADVEKRLLVVKGDEVDTPKMYKIDPKKIKYSVIADKNEVKHAMEDILKNGKNSQYVIIDSRGIAEIIGERKMDNVARGGHVPGATFIEWSQISDADKKMSFKSADEIQKVYDNYGVTKDKTIYAYCHVGAGRSSEHITALQLLGYKNVKVFTGSWDVWGNDMNLPIKR, from the coding sequence ATGAATAGATTGTTAACAACACTCTGTTTGGCGGCATCATTATCTGCAGCAAATGTATTGGCTGCAGATTATGTAAATAAGGATATCCTTATTTCAGCCGAAGAAGCGATTAAGCTTATCGGGAACCCAAAAGTGATGTTTGTATCGGGTGATAACGAAGATATTTACAAGCTCGGTCACATCAAGGGTTCAGTTGAGATGTATGCACACCATTTGCATCACTCTGATATAGACGGAGAGATGCATTGTGCACCGCTATATCGTTGTATCGATGATGCAGAGGAAGTTATTGGTAAAAAAGGGATTAGCAATGACATGATGGTTATTGCGTATGATGACTTTAAGGGACCAAATGCAACAGGCGTATACTCATTTTTTGACAGTTTCGGTCATAAAAATGTAAAAGTTTTGAATGGTGGACGTGCAGCTATTATGGCGATAGATCCAGCTCAAAAAGAGTATGACGGGCTAAACAAAGATCTTAAAGTGGCGACTAAAGCACTCAAAGATGCAAAAGAGGCATTGAAAAAAGAGGGAGCTGACAAAGCATCTCTCGATGCGACTATCGCAAAAGCACAAGCCGATACAGCAGATTTAAAAGCAAAAATGGCTGATGTTGAAAAACGCCTTTTGGTTGTAAAAGGTGATGAAGTTGACACCCCAAAAATGTACAAAATTGATCCTAAAAAAATCAAATACAGCGTCATTGCTGATAAAAACGAAGTTAAGCACGCTATGGAAGATATCTTGAAAAACGGGAAAAATTCACAATATGTGATTATCGATTCTCGCGGTATTGCTGAGATCATCGGTGAGCGTAAAATGGATAATGTAGCACGTGGAGGACACGTTCCGGGTGCGACATTTATCGAGTGGAGTCAAATTTCGGATGCAGATAAAAAAATGTCCTTTAAATCTGCGGATGAGATTCAAAAGGTATACGACAATTACGGTGTTACTAAAGATAAAACGATATATGCGTATTGTCATGTAGGGGCTGGACGAAGTTCTGAACATATTACAGCACTTCAATTGCTCGGTTACAAAAACGTCAAAGTATTCACAGGAAGCTGGGATGTTTGGGGTAACGACATGAATCTTCCGATTAAACGATAA